In Synechococcus sp. Nb3U1, one DNA window encodes the following:
- the gmd gene encoding GDP-mannose 4,6-dehydratase produces MPQRALISGITGQDGSYLAELLMEKGYEVHGIIRRASTFNTDRIDHIYIDSHDPRAKLFLHYGDLTDGTTLRKILEQVQPTEVYNLGAQSHVRVSFDAPEYTVDSVGMGTLRLLEAIRDYQQRTGIRVKFYQAGSSEMFGLVQEVPQKETTPFYPRSPYACAKVYSYWQTVNYREAYNLFACNGILFNHESPRRGETFVTRKITRAVSRIVAGKQSKLYLGNLNAKRDWGYAKDYVEGMWRMLQQPEADDFVLATGETHTVREFVERAFRLVGLPITWKGSAETEQGLFKDRVLIEIDSRYYRPTEVDLLLGDPSKAKQVLGWEPKVSFPELVELMVLADLEAMGLDPDPILGERRTLNGLLSEDRAFIRTQLGVHYD; encoded by the coding sequence ATGCCCCAACGTGCCTTGATTAGCGGCATCACCGGACAGGATGGCTCTTACCTGGCCGAATTGTTGATGGAAAAAGGCTACGAGGTTCACGGCATCATCCGCCGCGCTAGCACCTTCAACACCGACCGCATCGATCACATCTACATCGATTCCCACGACCCGCGAGCTAAGCTCTTTCTGCACTACGGGGATCTCACCGATGGCACCACCCTGCGCAAGATCCTGGAACAGGTACAGCCCACCGAGGTTTACAACCTGGGGGCACAATCCCATGTGCGGGTGAGCTTTGATGCGCCGGAATACACGGTTGATTCGGTGGGCATGGGCACGCTGCGCCTGCTAGAAGCCATTCGGGACTATCAGCAACGGACAGGGATCCGGGTGAAATTCTACCAGGCGGGATCCTCGGAAATGTTTGGGTTGGTGCAAGAGGTACCCCAAAAAGAAACCACTCCCTTTTATCCCCGCAGCCCCTATGCCTGCGCCAAGGTGTACAGCTATTGGCAAACTGTGAACTACCGTGAAGCCTACAACCTCTTTGCTTGCAATGGCATCCTTTTCAACCACGAAAGCCCACGGCGAGGAGAAACCTTCGTTACCCGCAAGATCACCCGTGCTGTCAGCCGTATCGTAGCTGGCAAACAGAGCAAGCTCTACCTGGGCAACCTGAATGCCAAACGAGATTGGGGCTACGCCAAAGATTACGTGGAAGGTATGTGGAGGATGTTGCAACAGCCGGAGGCGGATGATTTTGTCTTGGCGACGGGGGAAACCCACACTGTACGAGAGTTTGTGGAACGGGCTTTCAGGCTCGTGGGATTGCCCATCACTTGGAAGGGATCTGCTGAAACGGAACAAGGGCTGTTCAAAGATCGGGTGCTCATCGAAATCGACTCCCGCTACTACCGACCAACGGAGGTGGATCTGCTTTTGGGGGATCCCTCTAAGGCCAAACAAGTCTTGGGATGGGAGCCGAAGGTGAGTTTCCCGGAATTGGTGGAGCTGATGGTTTTGGCGGATCTAGAGGCAATGGGGCTGGATCCCGACCCCATCCTCGGGGAACGGCGTACTCTAAACGGCTTGCTCAGCGAAGATCGCGCCTTTATCCGCACCCAACTTGGGGTTCACTACGACTGA
- a CDS encoding nicotinate phosphoribosyltransferase: MLAPNFSSLQPQDYGLLTDFYQFTMAACYVGEGLEAQPAAFELFVRRLPPDYGYLIAMGLTQAVEYLQQLHFTPESLQALRDTGIFVDAPQRFWGLLENCRFQGDVWAVPEGSAIFANQPLVRIEAPLWQAQLVETYLLSTFNYQTLIATKAARMRDAAGDESILLEFGTRRAFGPQAGLWAARAALAAGFNATSNVLAALKLGRKPAGTMAHSLVMAIAALSGDETSAFRSFQRYFPQSALLIDTYDPIQGARTAARLFAAENPEQLDSRGEFGGVRIDSGDLEDLSRQVKQILPQGSPVFVSGDLDEYEIERLHRSQAPINGYGVGTRLVSGEGVNGVYKLVEINGIPVAKASFAKATLPGRKQIFRGPSSDWLGQAEETPPLGFEPLLRKIMASGVLLDPLPDLETIAHTSRASVIRLPDRVRQLRQPDPWPMTLTEALQQVKDQTLRQEYSVADVTAGVNPVISS, translated from the coding sequence ATGTTGGCCCCTAATTTTTCGTCGCTGCAGCCCCAAGACTATGGCCTGCTGACGGACTTCTACCAGTTCACGATGGCTGCCTGCTATGTGGGAGAGGGTCTGGAGGCCCAACCTGCTGCCTTTGAGCTGTTTGTGCGTCGGCTGCCCCCCGACTATGGCTATTTGATCGCCATGGGCCTCACCCAAGCGGTGGAATACCTGCAGCAACTGCACTTCACGCCGGAATCTTTGCAGGCGTTGCGGGACACGGGCATTTTTGTCGACGCGCCGCAACGGTTTTGGGGCCTCTTGGAAAATTGCCGTTTTCAGGGGGATGTCTGGGCGGTGCCGGAGGGATCCGCAATCTTTGCCAACCAGCCCCTGGTGCGCATCGAAGCGCCTTTGTGGCAAGCCCAACTGGTGGAGACCTATCTGTTGTCTACTTTTAATTACCAAACCCTGATCGCCACTAAAGCGGCACGTATGCGGGATGCGGCAGGAGATGAGTCAATCTTGCTGGAGTTTGGGACGCGGCGAGCCTTTGGCCCTCAGGCGGGGTTGTGGGCAGCCCGGGCCGCTCTAGCGGCGGGGTTCAACGCCACCTCCAACGTGTTGGCGGCCCTGAAATTGGGGCGGAAACCGGCGGGGACAATGGCCCATTCTCTGGTGATGGCGATTGCAGCACTTTCGGGAGATGAGACCAGCGCGTTTCGTTCCTTCCAGCGCTATTTTCCCCAGTCGGCCCTTTTGATCGATACCTACGATCCGATTCAAGGGGCGCGTACGGCAGCCCGCCTGTTTGCAGCAGAGAACCCCGAACAACTGGACTCACGGGGGGAATTTGGCGGAGTGCGCATCGACTCGGGAGATTTGGAGGATCTCTCTCGCCAGGTGAAGCAAATTTTGCCCCAGGGATCCCCGGTTTTTGTGAGCGGCGATCTGGATGAATACGAGATCGAACGGCTGCATCGCTCTCAGGCCCCGATCAACGGCTACGGGGTCGGCACCCGCCTAGTCAGTGGGGAAGGGGTGAATGGGGTCTACAAGTTGGTGGAAATTAACGGGATCCCGGTGGCCAAAGCCTCCTTTGCCAAGGCCACCCTTCCAGGGCGCAAGCAGATCTTCCGCGGCCCCAGCTCCGATTGGCTCGGTCAAGCGGAGGAAACCCCGCCCCTTGGCTTTGAGCCCCTATTGCGCAAAATCATGGCCTCAGGCGTGCTCCTGGATCCCTTACCGGATCTGGAGACTATCGCCCACACCAGCCGAGCCTCGGTGATCCGGCTTCCAGACAGGGTCAGACAATTGCGTCAGCCGGATCCCTGGCCGATGACCCTGACCGAGGCTTTACAACAGGTGAAAGATCAAACCTTACGGCAGGAGTATTCTGTTGCTGACGTTACTGCCGGGGTGAATCCTGTTATCAGCTCTTGA
- a CDS encoding isochorismatase — protein MITTLQGLTADAPSTGILPLPPHFQVERVGEVWRVPYSQRAAEAEIWAKQHGIPAAAADRVRVGLLLIDVQNTFCIPGFELFVAGGSGLGAVEDNQRLCQFIYRNLAQITQIIPTLDTHTAMQIFHPIFWMDAQGSHPEPATSISVADIRSGRWQVNPAVAASLVQGDLPTLQAHVLHYAEQLEQGGKYPLIVWPYHSMLGGIGHALVPAVEEAIFFHSIARFSQASLELKGANPLTENYSVLSPEVLTGPTGDPIDEKNNPLIRYLLGFDALIVAGQAKSHCLAWTVSDLLQEIQAQDPKLARKIYLLEDCTSAVVIPGVVDFSEQAEAAFARFAAAGMHRVRSTDSMWDWPDFPRDPEGASPTQHPV, from the coding sequence ATGATCACCACTCTACAGGGGTTAACCGCCGATGCCCCTTCTACTGGGATCCTGCCCTTACCCCCCCACTTTCAGGTTGAGCGGGTGGGAGAAGTGTGGCGTGTGCCCTACTCACAACGGGCTGCAGAAGCCGAGATCTGGGCCAAACAGCACGGGATCCCTGCAGCGGCTGCGGATCGGGTACGGGTGGGCTTGCTGCTGATCGATGTGCAGAATACCTTTTGCATTCCGGGGTTTGAATTGTTTGTCGCCGGCGGCTCCGGATTGGGGGCGGTAGAGGATAATCAGCGCCTGTGCCAGTTCATTTACCGGAACCTGGCCCAGATCACCCAGATCATTCCCACCCTCGACACCCATACGGCCATGCAGATCTTCCACCCGATCTTTTGGATGGATGCGCAGGGATCCCATCCGGAGCCGGCGACCTCGATCTCTGTGGCCGATATTCGCTCCGGTCGCTGGCAGGTCAACCCCGCCGTGGCTGCTAGCCTAGTCCAGGGGGATCTGCCCACATTACAAGCCCATGTTCTCCACTATGCTGAGCAACTGGAGCAGGGCGGGAAATATCCCCTGATCGTCTGGCCCTACCACTCCATGTTGGGGGGCATTGGCCATGCCTTGGTGCCGGCGGTGGAGGAGGCCATTTTCTTCCACAGCATCGCCCGCTTCAGCCAGGCCAGTCTGGAACTGAAAGGGGCCAACCCCCTCACTGAAAACTATTCGGTGCTCAGTCCTGAAGTCTTGACTGGGCCAACCGGGGATCCGATCGACGAAAAAAACAATCCATTGATTCGCTATTTGCTGGGGTTTGATGCCTTGATTGTGGCGGGCCAAGCCAAAAGTCATTGTCTGGCCTGGACGGTGAGCGACCTCCTGCAGGAAATTCAGGCCCAGGATCCGAAACTGGCCCGGAAGATCTATCTTTTGGAAGATTGCACCTCGGCGGTGGTGATCCCAGGGGTGGTGGATTTTAGTGAGCAGGCGGAAGCCGCCTTTGCCAGGTTTGCGGCAGCAGGCATGCACCGGGTGCGCTCCACAGACTCGATGTGGGATTGGCCTGATTTCCCCCGGGATCCTGAGGGAGCTTCACCGACCCAACATCCGGTATGA
- a CDS encoding ATP phosphoribosyltransferase regulatory subunit, with the protein MYDADSRLAVGSLTSPSSLRPPTGARDLLPREVQRRERLESQLSQVFQRYGYQRIITPTLERLETLLAGGSIQAESVLQLRDSEGTMLGLRPELTASIVRAAATRLSSGPLPLRLYYHGSVFRNSPREEGSTSGQEFFQSGVELIGAGGWLADAEILTLLADCIRCLGQGTTGANGIPDWTLLLGDVSLTESLLSPIAPTAQAAVRRAIAQLDYVYLESAPLPEAARQIGSQILALRGQPSRVLPQLAQLPVPAERLRDLQQLCQVLQEQQVQVVLDLSLVQTLAYYTGIVFQAVVGGEVVGLGGRYNRLHALYSPHQTEQAGIGFTLLPDTLLRLLPPTHQLGETGCRRLVVPLVPAGIPQALALAAQWRQSEPVEMELLDRSPEEVEAYARQCRIPEIAWVQADGSYHVTTLNFL; encoded by the coding sequence GTGTACGATGCAGATTCCCGTCTAGCTGTGGGATCCCTCACCAGCCCCAGCAGTTTGCGGCCACCCACCGGAGCTCGGGATCTCCTGCCCCGCGAGGTACAGCGGCGGGAACGGTTGGAGTCTCAACTGAGCCAGGTGTTTCAACGCTACGGCTATCAGCGCATTATTACCCCCACGCTGGAGCGGCTAGAAACCCTGCTGGCCGGGGGATCCATCCAGGCAGAGTCCGTACTGCAACTGCGGGATAGCGAAGGGACGATGCTGGGGTTGCGCCCAGAACTGACGGCCTCGATCGTGCGGGCAGCGGCGACTCGTCTCTCTTCTGGGCCCTTGCCTTTGCGGCTCTACTACCATGGCAGTGTTTTTCGCAACAGCCCGCGGGAGGAGGGATCCACCAGTGGACAGGAATTTTTCCAGTCGGGGGTGGAGCTGATCGGGGCCGGGGGTTGGCTAGCGGATGCCGAGATTCTGACGCTGCTGGCTGATTGTATTCGTTGCCTGGGCCAAGGTACCACGGGTGCCAACGGGATCCCTGATTGGACATTGCTATTGGGGGATGTGAGTCTCACCGAAAGTTTGCTCAGCCCTATTGCCCCTACCGCCCAAGCGGCGGTTCGACGAGCGATTGCCCAATTGGATTATGTCTATCTGGAATCAGCACCTCTACCGGAAGCAGCCCGGCAGATTGGATCCCAGATCCTAGCGCTACGGGGCCAACCCAGCCGCGTTTTGCCACAGTTGGCGCAGTTGCCCGTGCCAGCTGAACGGTTGCGGGATTTGCAACAGCTTTGCCAGGTCTTGCAGGAGCAACAGGTGCAAGTGGTGCTGGATCTGAGCTTGGTTCAAACCCTGGCCTACTATACGGGCATTGTTTTTCAGGCGGTGGTGGGTGGCGAAGTAGTTGGCTTGGGAGGCCGCTACAATCGGCTGCACGCTCTCTACAGCCCTCATCAAACGGAACAGGCTGGGATTGGCTTTACGCTGCTACCCGATACCCTGCTCCGGCTCTTGCCCCCGACCCATCAACTGGGGGAGACCGGTTGCCGACGGTTGGTGGTTCCTTTGGTACCCGCAGGGATCCCGCAGGCGTTGGCTTTAGCGGCCCAGTGGAGACAGTCTGAGCCCGTGGAAATGGAATTGCTGGATCGCTCTCCAGAAGAGGTGGAAGCCTATGCCCGCCAATGCCGGATCCCGGAGATCGCTTGGGTACAAGCGGATGGCAGCTATCACGTCACGACTTTGAATTTCTTGTGA
- a CDS encoding NYN domain-containing protein has translation MHASSSTLLLVDGYNVIGAWPSLNQLARRSLMELARLRLVESLASYVAFRGYQATVVYDSYAQPTPAQQERSPSGIGILYTPYGETADTCIERLCAQLQWDECRVRVATSDRVQQLVIGGYDAEWVSAEQLWEEVQQAQQQIRRIKPKRSPSKRGIDSYLDAETLARLNRWRLSGQDPTD, from the coding sequence ATGCACGCCTCCTCTTCCACCCTCCTGCTGGTCGATGGCTACAACGTTATTGGAGCATGGCCGTCCCTGAACCAGTTGGCGCGCCGGTCTCTGATGGAGTTGGCGCGTCTGCGCTTGGTAGAGTCTCTGGCCAGCTATGTGGCTTTTCGGGGTTACCAGGCAACCGTGGTGTACGATTCTTACGCCCAGCCTACCCCAGCCCAGCAGGAGCGCTCCCCTTCCGGCATTGGGATCCTGTATACCCCCTATGGTGAAACCGCCGATACGTGCATCGAACGACTTTGTGCCCAACTGCAGTGGGATGAGTGCCGGGTGCGGGTGGCTACCTCGGATCGGGTACAGCAGTTGGTGATCGGCGGCTACGACGCTGAATGGGTTTCGGCAGAGCAATTGTGGGAGGAAGTACAGCAGGCCCAGCAACAGATCCGGCGCATTAAGCCCAAACGCTCACCAAGCAAACGGGGCATTGATTCTTACTTGGATGCGGAAACCCTGGCCCGGCTGAATCGCTGGCGACTGTCTGGTCAGGATCCCACCGATTGA
- a CDS encoding class I SAM-dependent methyltransferase: MELPQTGERWDPYLSSVAARYNRELEIQLGQPGWQLPPDLEQLPFWQACQRDHLQERLGIPYFKLCAPQKREACLDLGCGVGFLTYPWNDWQANFYGHDLSGGIVRFIRSRAPQLNSKLFKSMQQGSAHHLETYEPEQFDLAIATGFLYYYPLDYFELVWAELMRVLRPSAPILIEVVNPESVWAEQWGLIELFKGTEPIFTSLSEWERRIAELGGKIQKQAHGELFTTYWIQRKR; this comes from the coding sequence ATGGAGTTACCGCAAACTGGGGAACGCTGGGATCCCTATCTTTCTTCCGTAGCTGCTCGCTATAACCGGGAGCTGGAGATCCAACTGGGCCAGCCTGGCTGGCAACTTCCCCCCGATTTGGAACAATTGCCCTTTTGGCAGGCCTGCCAGCGGGATCATCTGCAGGAGCGCCTCGGGATCCCGTATTTTAAGCTGTGCGCCCCCCAAAAACGGGAAGCCTGTCTGGATCTGGGCTGTGGGGTGGGTTTTCTCACCTATCCCTGGAACGACTGGCAAGCCAACTTTTATGGCCATGACCTAAGCGGCGGGATCGTGCGCTTCATCCGCTCGCGGGCACCCCAACTGAACTCGAAGCTGTTCAAATCGATGCAGCAGGGATCCGCCCATCACCTGGAAACCTACGAGCCGGAACAGTTTGATTTGGCCATTGCCACTGGTTTTTTGTACTACTACCCGCTCGATTACTTTGAGCTGGTTTGGGCAGAGCTGATGCGGGTGCTGCGACCGTCTGCGCCTATCCTCATCGAGGTGGTCAACCCGGAATCGGTGTGGGCGGAACAGTGGGGGTTGATCGAGCTGTTCAAGGGCACAGAACCCATTTTTACCTCTTTATCGGAGTGGGAGCGGCGCATCGCTGAGCTGGGGGGCAAAATTCAGAAACAGGCTCATGGGGAGCTGTTTACCACCTATTGGATCCAACGCAAGCGGTAG
- a CDS encoding nucleotidyltransferase family protein, with product MRVRSGFEVAMQAVILAGGKGTRLRPFTLLQPKPLMPLLEVPFLEWMIGRCRRVGLTDILLSVGYLGRQIEAALGDGGALGVKIRYIPEETPLDTAGALVLAQPYFSGDPLVVFNADILTDLDLQALMHCHVQSKAAATLTLTRVEDITAYGLVEVGEEGQIQSFREKPTAAEALALTTDTINAGTYVLDPAIFQRYPSGDPLSFERRVFPDLLSQGQRMQAYLHEGYWRDLGNPASYYHGQLDILSGRMTDFPLENVQEQSPGVWIHNTAHVEPSAQLGSPCYIGAHTRLGAQARIPAGTILGGHSWVDGSLQPGVYGPGVLVV from the coding sequence ATGCGGGTGAGATCAGGGTTTGAGGTGGCTATGCAGGCAGTGATTTTGGCAGGGGGAAAAGGCACTCGCTTACGACCTTTTACCCTCTTGCAGCCCAAGCCCTTGATGCCCCTGCTGGAGGTGCCCTTCTTAGAATGGATGATTGGGCGCTGTCGGCGGGTGGGTCTGACGGATATTTTGCTTAGTGTGGGCTATTTGGGCAGGCAAATTGAAGCGGCCCTGGGAGATGGCGGTGCTTTGGGGGTGAAGATCCGCTACATTCCCGAAGAAACCCCTCTGGATACGGCGGGAGCCTTGGTGCTGGCCCAGCCCTACTTCAGCGGGGATCCTCTGGTGGTGTTCAATGCCGATATTCTGACGGATCTGGATTTGCAGGCGCTGATGCACTGCCATGTGCAGAGCAAAGCCGCCGCCACCCTCACCCTGACTCGCGTCGAGGATATCACTGCCTACGGATTGGTGGAAGTAGGGGAAGAGGGGCAGATCCAGTCCTTTCGTGAAAAACCCACGGCTGCCGAAGCTCTTGCCCTCACCACCGACACGATCAACGCCGGCACTTATGTCTTGGATCCGGCCATTTTTCAGCGCTACCCGAGTGGGGATCCCCTCAGTTTTGAACGCCGGGTTTTTCCGGACTTGCTCAGCCAAGGGCAGCGGATGCAAGCCTACCTGCACGAGGGTTACTGGCGAGATTTGGGCAACCCGGCCAGTTACTACCACGGCCAACTGGATATCCTCAGCGGGCGAATGACGGATTTTCCTCTGGAGAATGTACAGGAACAGAGCCCCGGCGTATGGATCCATAACACTGCCCACGTTGAACCGAGCGCGCAACTGGGATCCCCCTGCTACATTGGCGCCCATACCCGGCTGGGAGCCCAAGCCCGGATCCCGGCGGGCACCATCCTCGGCGGCCACAGTTGGGTGGATGGATCCCTGCAACCGGGAGTGTACGGACCAGGAGTCCTGGTGGTGTAG
- a CDS encoding redox protein has translation MFALLPFRKFRDTPSVRFFDITVSRSNARDLVCHEGPAISPPNNPQGYWQFYLHPHQEDNLLALSGGRTFYLVNFSWRDPFHIVRLEANRAILRIPPGTFHRSVSDPEGSVVLNQAVRAQKATLEREFRIYDSSRIPRLLQVTSAPAPLPRICA, from the coding sequence ATGTTTGCTCTGTTGCCTTTTCGGAAATTCCGAGATACCCCTAGCGTTCGCTTTTTCGATATCACAGTTTCTCGGTCGAATGCTCGCGATTTGGTTTGTCATGAGGGGCCAGCTATCAGCCCACCCAACAATCCTCAAGGCTACTGGCAATTTTATTTGCACCCGCACCAAGAGGACAATTTGCTGGCTTTGTCGGGGGGGCGGACGTTTTATTTGGTGAATTTTAGCTGGCGGGATCCCTTTCATATTGTGCGCCTAGAAGCCAATCGAGCCATTTTGCGCATCCCCCCTGGAACCTTTCATCGTTCCGTCTCTGATCCTGAGGGATCCGTCGTTTTGAACCAGGCGGTGCGCGCCCAAAAAGCCACCCTGGAACGCGAGTTTCGCATCTACGACAGCAGCCGCATTCCCCGATTGCTACAGGTGACCTCTGCTCCTGCCCCTCTGCCGCGGATTTGTGCCTGA